A window of the Lolium perenne isolate Kyuss_39 chromosome 7, Kyuss_2.0, whole genome shotgun sequence genome harbors these coding sequences:
- the LOC127312248 gene encoding uncharacterized vacuolar membrane protein YML018C, producing the protein MGSSAIQHDSASSPGNVECADDPGSSSSQSKPAKTMSTDTWRWCLGLIYIVAIAGIWIAASYIVQSVVDGGVSPFLITYICNSLFVVYIPIVEFARYFEDSIDSMWAKLKGKDGGANSKKPADLETVNLLQRSEQEGNAASSQSLTSLPEDNVGSDANSPDHAELAVVDCSKGLDAKGRWTRARTARVSMLVCPFWFLAQLTFNLSLRYTTVTSNTILSSTSTLFTFLVALVFLGEMFTWLKLISVLLCIAGTIIVSLADSGSTLNAIATNPLLGDFLSIVSAGLYAVYITLIRKKLPDEKEGQGQVSMAQFLGFLGLFNMLFFLPVALVLNFAKLEPFHKLTWEQVGLIVGKGLLDNVLSDYLWAKAILLTTTTVATAGLTIQVPIAALVDTLTGHAPHLLNYIGAAAVLVGFAGINIPSDVLQPSQHEQETPIVTMVDDPHCTDAV; encoded by the exons ATGGGCTCCTCCGCCATCCAGCACGACTCCGCCTCCTCACCAG GAAACGTGGAGTGTGCTGATGACCCTGGCAGCAGCAGTAGCCAAAGCAAGCCGGCCAAGACGATGAGCACGGACACGTGGAGGTGGTGTTTAGGGTTGATTTACATCGTCGCTATCGCGGGCATATGGATCGCTGCAAGCTACATCGTCCAGTCGGTCGTGGATGGCGGCGTTTCTCCGTTCTTGATCACCTACATCTGCAATTCTCTGTTTGTTGTGTACATCCCCATAGTTGAGTTTGCTCGGTACTTTGAGGATTCTATCGACAGCATGTGGGCAAAATTGAAAGGCAAGGATGGTGGCGCAAACTCAAAGAAGCCAGCTGATCTGGAGACTGTGAATCTTCTACAGAGAAGCGAGCAGGAGGGAAATGCTGCCTCATCTCAGTCGCTGACAAGTTTGCCTGAGGACAATGTGGGTTCAGATGCCAACTCCCCTGATCATGCAGAGCTAGCTGTTGTGGACTGCAGCAAAGGGTTGGATGCAAAAGGACGCTGGACACGTGCTCGTACGGCCAGAGTCAGCATGCTAGTCTGCCCTTTTTGGTTTCTCGCACAGCTTACATTCAATCTCTCTCTGAGATACACCACTGTAACA TCAAACACGATCCTGAGCAGCACGTCTACACTCTTCACTTTCCTGGTTGCATTGGTGTTCCTTGGAGAAATGTTCACATGGTTGAAGCTAATCAGCGTGCTGCTGTGCATAGCAGGAACAATAATAGTTAGCCTCGCTGATTCAGGCAGTACACTGAATGCTATTGCCACAAATCCTCTTCTAGGAGACTTCCTTTCTATTGTGTCAGCTGGCTTATATGCTGTATATATCAccttgatacggaaaaagttgcCTGATGAGAAAGAAGGTCAAGGCCAAGTTAGTATGGCTCAGTTTCTTGGATTCCTGGGACTGTTCAATATGTTGTTTTTTCTTCCTGTTGCGTTGGTGCTGAATTTTGCCAAGCTGGAGCCATTCCACAAGCTGACATGGGAACAAGTTGGTCTGATTGTTGGAAAAG GTTTGTTAGATAATGTTTTGAGCGACTACTTGTGGGCAAAAGCAATTCTTCTCACAACAACCACTGTTGCAACAGCTGGTCTCACAATCCAAGTTCCAATTGCTGCCCTTGTCGACACACTCACTGGACATGCTCCCCATCTGTTGAACTACATCGGAGCTGCTGCCGTATTAGTCGGTTTTGCTGGCATCAACATCCCATCAGATGTGTTACAGCCTTCTCAGCATGAGCAAGAAACTCCCATTGTTACCATGGTGGATGACCCGCATTGTACCGATGCTGTTTGA